The proteins below come from a single Candidatus Planktophila dulcis genomic window:
- a CDS encoding DNA recombination protein RmuC: MSSALVTLITLIIGLFLGLGLGIWISRMKNTSSSSHSLAQELNDVKVLLKASDDRLKAAEAKSENDTKIATQMEEMKASVERMRAQSQEAAEKRIASETQLVGTIDEMRKASTTFFDETKKIAGALASSQTRGKFGEAQLQLLLEQAGLREGHEYDAQRSTTDSDSSGIPDITVHMPGGSKLFIDSKFPFDRFLEAFGTEDQAERDELLALHTKDLLKHVDALSKRGYHKSQGSPDFVVLFLPFETLLAEALRIDPTLLEKAFKVGVTLATPTTTMALLRTVGHIFTRNQLAENADDITKVAATFLKNITLLHSKIVAVGKAINSTSKAYEDLVPTAEKTVLSPARRIHKLGVAGDKEKLAIEYPDAPADVRALNNPDLETDDFIDVEVVEE, translated from the coding sequence ATGTCCAGCGCACTCGTGACCTTAATAACTCTGATTATCGGCCTCTTTCTTGGATTGGGCCTTGGTATCTGGATTTCACGGATGAAAAATACTTCCTCCTCATCTCATTCATTGGCGCAAGAACTCAACGATGTGAAGGTCTTGCTCAAAGCATCTGATGATCGCCTCAAAGCTGCTGAGGCAAAATCTGAAAACGATACAAAGATTGCAACGCAGATGGAGGAGATGAAGGCAAGCGTTGAACGTATGCGCGCACAATCTCAAGAAGCTGCAGAAAAACGTATTGCATCAGAGACGCAATTAGTAGGCACCATCGATGAGATGCGCAAAGCCTCCACTACCTTCTTTGATGAGACAAAAAAGATTGCTGGAGCGTTAGCGAGTTCGCAGACCCGCGGAAAATTTGGCGAAGCACAATTGCAATTACTGCTGGAGCAAGCAGGACTTCGCGAAGGCCATGAATATGATGCACAGCGTTCAACAACTGACTCAGATTCATCTGGCATTCCCGATATCACCGTGCATATGCCTGGTGGTTCTAAGTTGTTTATCGACTCCAAATTTCCCTTTGATCGTTTCCTTGAAGCATTTGGTACTGAAGATCAGGCAGAGCGAGATGAACTCTTAGCTCTTCATACCAAAGATTTACTTAAGCACGTGGATGCACTCTCAAAGCGCGGCTATCACAAGTCACAGGGCTCACCAGATTTCGTCGTTCTCTTTCTCCCATTTGAAACCCTTCTGGCAGAGGCACTTCGTATCGATCCAACGCTGCTTGAGAAAGCCTTTAAAGTCGGCGTCACGCTTGCAACTCCCACAACCACCATGGCACTTCTTCGCACCGTTGGACATATCTTTACTCGCAACCAATTAGCTGAAAATGCAGATGACATCACCAAGGTTGCAGCAACATTTCTAAAGAACATCACCCTTTTGCATTCAAAGATTGTGGCGGTCGGTAAGGCGATTAACTCCACATCTAAGGCATATGAGGATCTGGTGCCAACGGCTGAAAAGACTGTTCTCTCACCTGCTCGCCGTATTCATAAGCTGGGAGTTGCAGGTGATAAAGAGAAGCTTGCAATCGAATATCCTGATGCTCCTGCAGATGTCAGGGCGCTCAATAACCCAGATCTTGAAACAGATGATTTCATCGATGTAGAAGTAGTAGAGGAGTAA
- the ychF gene encoding redox-regulated ATPase YchF, protein MSLSIGIVGLPNVGKSTLFNALTKNNVLAANYPFATIEPNVGVVGVPDERLAKLATIFGSEKLLPAALSFVDIAGIVKGASEGAGLGNKFLANIRETDAICQVIRVFTDGDVVHVDGRIDPSSDMETINMELALADLQTIEKAIPRLEKEARVAKEKAPILEAVKQANEWLQSGKPLSQSKIDRELLHELHLLTAKPFLYVFNVDAAELADDELRKKLSALVAPAEAIFLDAKTEAELAELSDEDALELLQAIGLTEPGLATLARVGFDTLGLQTYLTAGPKEARAWTIHKGDTAPMAAGVIHTDFQKGFIKAEIVSFADLVEAGTMADAKAKGKVRMEGKEYIMQDGDVVEFRFNV, encoded by the coding sequence ATGAGCCTCTCTATTGGAATCGTCGGTCTTCCGAATGTCGGAAAGTCGACCCTTTTTAATGCTCTCACGAAGAACAATGTCTTGGCCGCCAACTATCCCTTCGCCACCATCGAGCCTAATGTCGGCGTCGTGGGCGTTCCGGATGAGCGTTTAGCCAAGCTCGCCACAATCTTCGGCTCTGAAAAGCTTCTTCCCGCAGCTCTCTCCTTCGTTGATATCGCAGGAATTGTGAAGGGTGCATCAGAAGGTGCTGGCCTTGGCAATAAGTTCCTCGCCAATATCCGTGAGACCGATGCCATCTGTCAGGTCATCCGCGTCTTCACCGATGGCGATGTTGTTCACGTCGATGGTCGTATCGATCCTTCCAGTGACATGGAAACAATCAATATGGAACTTGCGCTCGCAGATCTACAGACAATTGAGAAGGCAATCCCGCGTCTTGAGAAAGAGGCGCGCGTTGCTAAAGAGAAGGCGCCAATTCTAGAGGCGGTCAAGCAAGCAAATGAGTGGTTGCAATCTGGAAAGCCATTGTCACAATCAAAGATTGATCGCGAATTACTCCACGAACTGCATTTACTTACCGCAAAGCCATTCCTCTATGTCTTTAACGTTGATGCTGCAGAGCTTGCAGATGATGAACTTCGAAAGAAGTTATCAGCACTGGTTGCCCCAGCCGAAGCAATCTTCTTGGATGCAAAGACAGAGGCAGAACTTGCTGAACTCTCAGATGAAGATGCACTCGAGCTTTTGCAGGCGATTGGTTTAACTGAACCAGGCCTTGCAACTCTTGCTCGCGTCGGCTTTGACACTCTTGGTCTTCAAACATACTTAACAGCAGGTCCAAAGGAGGCACGCGCTTGGACTATTCATAAAGGCGACACTGCACCTATGGCAGCCGGCGTCATTCACACAGATTTCCAAAAAGGTTTCATTAAAGCTGAAATCGTTTCTTTTGCCGACTTGGTAGAAGCGGGCACAATGGCTGATGCGAAAGCAAAGGGCAAGGTCCGTATGGAAGGCAAGGAATACATCATGCAAGACGGAGACGTAGTGGAGTTCAGATTCAATGTCTAA
- the typA gene encoding translational GTPase TypA — MSNNPALNTARARLNQAHLKGLPKKTRDNLRNVAIIAHVDHGKTTLVDAMLWQSGAFAAYKKQEEGQDRMMDSMDLEREKGITILAKNTSVRRGDTVINIIDTPGHADFGGEVERGLEMVDGVILLVDASEGPLPQTRFVLRKALQKNLPVILLINKVDRSDSRIAEVVDEAYALFLDLDANEEQIEFPVVYASAKAGRASLTRPADGGMPEEENLDVLFDTIFSAIPAPVYHEGAPLQAHVTNLDSSPFLGRLALCRVHEGTIKKGQTVSWIKTDGTTERVKVSELLMTEALERVPALEAGPGDIIAVAGIETITLGETLADLENSHALPLITVDEPSISMTIGINTSPLAGKSGKMLTARQVKDRLDKELVGNVSLRVLNTERPDTWEVQGRGELQLAVLVEIMKRESFELTVGKPQVVTKMIDGKLNEPMEHLTIDAPEDYLGVLTQLMALRKGRMEQMVNHGTGWIRLDYKVPSRGLIGFRTEFLTETRGTGLLHHVFDSYEPWYGELRTRATGSLVSDRIGAVTSYALAGIQERGSIFVEPGDEVYEGMVIGENSRSDDMDVNCVREKKLTNMRASGTDDSEKLIPPKKLNMEGALEFCREDECVEVTPAVVRIRKVTLDGAERARATSRAKKNNQS; from the coding sequence ATGTCTAATAACCCAGCCCTAAACACAGCCCGAGCCCGACTTAATCAGGCACACCTGAAGGGTCTTCCTAAGAAGACCCGTGACAACCTTCGCAACGTTGCGATCATCGCTCACGTTGACCACGGTAAAACAACACTCGTTGATGCGATGTTGTGGCAATCCGGAGCCTTCGCTGCTTATAAGAAGCAAGAAGAAGGTCAAGATCGCATGATGGATTCAATGGATCTAGAACGCGAAAAGGGAATTACGATTCTTGCGAAGAACACATCTGTTCGTCGCGGTGACACTGTCATCAACATCATTGACACACCAGGCCACGCAGATTTCGGTGGTGAAGTTGAACGTGGTCTTGAGATGGTCGATGGAGTAATCCTTCTCGTTGATGCATCAGAAGGTCCACTTCCACAGACACGCTTTGTATTACGTAAAGCGCTACAGAAGAATCTTCCCGTCATTCTCCTTATTAATAAGGTTGACCGTTCTGACTCACGTATTGCAGAAGTTGTGGATGAGGCATATGCACTCTTCCTTGACCTTGATGCAAATGAAGAGCAGATTGAATTTCCTGTTGTCTACGCCTCCGCTAAGGCAGGTCGTGCATCGCTGACTCGTCCTGCAGATGGTGGAATGCCAGAGGAAGAAAATCTCGATGTTCTCTTCGACACTATCTTCTCTGCAATTCCAGCTCCTGTTTATCACGAAGGTGCACCACTTCAAGCACACGTGACAAACCTTGACTCTTCACCATTCCTTGGACGCCTTGCACTATGCCGCGTTCACGAAGGAACAATCAAGAAGGGCCAGACAGTTTCATGGATTAAGACAGATGGGACAACAGAGCGTGTGAAGGTCTCAGAACTTTTGATGACTGAAGCACTCGAACGTGTTCCAGCACTTGAGGCAGGCCCTGGCGACATCATCGCTGTTGCCGGCATTGAGACCATCACTTTAGGTGAAACCCTTGCAGACCTTGAGAATTCACATGCTCTTCCACTGATTACAGTTGATGAGCCATCTATCTCGATGACAATCGGTATTAATACATCACCACTAGCGGGCAAGAGCGGCAAGATGCTTACTGCGCGCCAAGTTAAGGATCGTCTTGATAAAGAGTTGGTCGGTAACGTCTCACTTCGTGTTCTGAACACAGAACGTCCTGACACATGGGAAGTTCAAGGTCGTGGCGAACTTCAGCTAGCAGTGTTGGTTGAAATCATGAAGCGCGAAAGCTTTGAACTCACAGTGGGTAAACCACAGGTTGTTACCAAGATGATTGATGGAAAACTTAATGAACCGATGGAACATCTAACTATTGATGCACCTGAAGATTACTTAGGTGTTCTTACTCAGTTGATGGCACTTCGTAAGGGCCGTATGGAGCAGATGGTTAACCACGGAACCGGTTGGATTCGTCTTGACTACAAGGTTCCATCTCGTGGTCTTATTGGTTTCCGTACTGAGTTCTTAACTGAAACTCGCGGAACAGGTTTGCTTCACCATGTCTTTGATTCATATGAACCTTGGTATGGAGAACTTCGCACACGTGCAACAGGTTCTCTTGTCTCAGACCGTATTGGCGCAGTGACTTCTTATGCACTCGCCGGTATTCAAGAGCGCGGTTCAATCTTCGTTGAACCAGGTGATGAAGTCTATGAAGGCATGGTTATTGGTGAGAATTCACGATCCGATGATATGGATGTCAACTGTGTTCGTGAGAAGAAGCTCACCAATATGCGCGCGTCAGGCACAGATGATTCTGAAAAGTTGATTCCACCTAAGAAGCTGAACATGGAAGGCGCTCTCGAATTCTGTCGCGAAGATGAGTGCGTAGAAGTAACTCCAGCTGTTGTTCGAATCCGCAAGGTGACTCTCGATGGCGCAGAGCGCGCCCGAGCAACATCACGCGCAAAGAAGAACAACCAGAGCTAA
- a CDS encoding ATP-dependent helicase, which translates to MSKNPSAPLRLVRADAEGFSLSLSADQKAAVAHRGSPLILKGATGTGKTTVLIEAALSRIAAGQSPDSILLLTYGRERASEMRDVIVTRSQATAFEPLARTFHSLAYSILKMRTGDNYREIVLLSGAEQETFISQLLDGDIEDGYKQWHDDLKKTPESLGEPLQTQGFVRELRDLIMRANERGITPDALAERGHQLGEKYWPGAADFWKRYLGAMTLQEVLAGDAKVRIDPSEIINSAINYLRANPELLTELRGRFSTIIVDEFQESDPAQRTLLSLLAGSDLVIVADSASAVGRFRGADPEGVAAVIGSYVAAGAKEIVLTENFRGIPTAQTACLHSESEEAQYIAYLFKRAHLMQGVPYSQMAVIVRSHGQTASAIRRAFAQVSIPTAGDVEALAHNAAIAPLLLLARVATGAQPLNLDTAEKLLTSEFGGATSVSLRRTRAALLAARDEASDKRSGTQLILDAILTGDIAIEDSAELIRIHNLLALAKKSIAKKSATIHDLLWAIWNNATNSDNEKIADAWRAAALKGGSRGASADRDLDAMIQLFDTAARHIERFPGAKPDLFLTEISNETIVSDLITAKGVRPDVVEILTVHSAKGRQWQYVAVAGVQEGAWPNLKQRSSLLGAERLVERVRHGDELAQVTLDMIAASSLAEDEARLFHVATTRARQSLLVTAISREDETPSIFFEDLAESLGTAAAEVEVPRPLTASALVATLRREVNLSGNTGAASLLKTLSANGIHLAQPSQWLGSASITSELPVVDEGALVPVSPSGAENFTECGLKWFLEKSGGTDGDSTAQLLGSVIHEFARLKVDEPGITDEALQSKLIDSWPLIDDSQGWISHAALARAKKMLERFSLFHTKSLADNNRTVAGVEKSFEITVGRALIRGNVDRIEVDSDGKHYIIDFKTGKKEISGDDAKTNLQLACYQLGVVLDGFEEKLKSTDVTGAQLVYLASKNKSYSTREQGALVDVEATTAILEEIAVGMGGATFTARKNDMCKQCKVKPSCPLYLEGKAVHQ; encoded by the coding sequence GTGAGTAAGAACCCTTCAGCACCTCTTCGCCTCGTGCGAGCAGATGCTGAGGGGTTCTCTCTTTCCCTCAGCGCTGATCAAAAGGCTGCCGTTGCCCATCGTGGTTCACCACTGATTCTTAAAGGTGCAACGGGCACAGGAAAGACAACTGTTCTGATTGAAGCAGCGCTATCGCGCATTGCAGCAGGGCAATCTCCTGACTCCATTCTTTTACTTACCTATGGCCGCGAACGCGCATCTGAAATGCGTGATGTGATTGTGACAAGGTCGCAAGCGACAGCCTTTGAACCACTAGCTCGAACATTTCACTCACTTGCATATTCGATTCTCAAGATGCGTACTGGTGATAACTATCGCGAGATTGTTCTTCTCTCCGGCGCTGAACAAGAAACTTTTATCTCTCAACTTCTTGATGGCGATATTGAAGATGGATATAAGCAGTGGCACGATGACTTAAAGAAGACTCCTGAATCACTGGGTGAGCCTTTGCAGACACAAGGATTTGTTCGAGAGCTTCGAGATTTGATTATGCGCGCTAATGAACGCGGCATCACACCGGATGCATTGGCAGAGCGTGGTCACCAACTGGGTGAGAAGTATTGGCCAGGCGCTGCAGATTTCTGGAAGCGCTATTTAGGGGCTATGACTTTGCAAGAGGTATTGGCAGGAGATGCCAAGGTGCGCATTGATCCATCTGAAATCATTAACTCTGCAATTAATTACTTGCGTGCCAACCCTGAATTATTAACTGAACTTCGCGGGCGATTTAGCACCATCATTGTTGATGAATTCCAAGAGAGTGATCCAGCTCAGCGCACACTGCTCTCACTTCTTGCAGGCTCAGACCTTGTGATTGTTGCAGATAGCGCAAGTGCTGTTGGGCGATTCCGAGGAGCAGATCCTGAAGGAGTTGCTGCAGTCATTGGCTCCTATGTGGCAGCAGGTGCTAAAGAGATTGTGTTAACTGAGAATTTCCGTGGCATACCTACTGCCCAGACTGCGTGCTTGCATTCAGAATCTGAAGAGGCGCAATACATCGCATACCTATTTAAGCGAGCACATCTCATGCAAGGAGTTCCTTATTCTCAGATGGCTGTGATTGTCAGATCTCATGGACAGACTGCATCGGCCATTAGACGTGCTTTTGCGCAGGTCTCTATCCCAACGGCAGGAGATGTTGAAGCGCTTGCTCATAACGCTGCAATTGCTCCACTCCTTTTACTTGCACGCGTTGCAACAGGTGCCCAGCCCCTGAACCTTGATACGGCGGAGAAGTTACTGACATCTGAATTTGGGGGAGCAACCTCGGTCTCACTGCGTCGCACAAGAGCTGCACTCCTTGCTGCCCGTGATGAAGCAAGCGATAAGAGATCTGGAACCCAGTTGATTCTGGATGCGATCCTCACAGGAGATATCGCTATCGAAGATTCTGCTGAGTTAATACGAATTCACAACTTGCTCGCACTTGCCAAGAAATCAATTGCAAAGAAGAGTGCAACGATTCATGATCTGTTGTGGGCAATCTGGAATAACGCTACCAATAGCGATAACGAGAAGATTGCAGATGCGTGGAGGGCAGCAGCTCTGAAGGGTGGATCTCGCGGAGCATCGGCTGATCGCGATCTGGATGCGATGATCCAACTCTTTGATACAGCAGCACGGCATATTGAACGTTTTCCTGGTGCTAAACCTGACTTATTCTTGACTGAAATTTCCAATGAAACAATTGTCTCTGACCTTATTACTGCAAAGGGTGTTCGCCCTGATGTCGTTGAAATCCTTACTGTGCACTCTGCAAAGGGACGTCAGTGGCAATATGTTGCAGTAGCTGGCGTGCAAGAAGGTGCTTGGCCAAACTTGAAGCAGCGCAGTTCACTTCTTGGCGCTGAACGACTTGTTGAGCGAGTGCGCCATGGCGATGAACTTGCACAAGTCACCCTGGACATGATTGCTGCATCATCACTTGCAGAAGATGAAGCGCGACTATTTCATGTTGCAACAACTCGTGCTCGTCAATCACTTCTTGTGACAGCAATCTCTCGCGAAGATGAAACCCCATCCATCTTCTTTGAAGATCTTGCAGAATCACTCGGAACAGCAGCTGCTGAAGTCGAAGTGCCAAGGCCGCTGACAGCATCCGCACTTGTTGCAACGCTGCGACGCGAAGTAAACCTTTCAGGCAATACTGGTGCAGCATCTCTGCTGAAGACTTTGAGTGCCAATGGAATTCATCTCGCTCAACCATCACAGTGGCTGGGATCGGCCTCTATTACGAGTGAGCTACCTGTGGTTGATGAGGGTGCTCTTGTTCCTGTTTCACCATCGGGTGCTGAGAACTTCACTGAATGCGGCCTTAAATGGTTCTTGGAGAAAAGCGGTGGCACCGATGGTGATTCCACAGCGCAGTTACTGGGATCTGTTATTCACGAATTTGCACGTCTTAAAGTAGATGAACCAGGAATTACTGATGAGGCGTTGCAGAGCAAACTTATTGATTCATGGCCGTTGATTGACGATAGCCAGGGCTGGATTAGCCATGCAGCCCTTGCACGGGCTAAGAAGATGCTCGAGCGCTTCTCGCTCTTTCATACCAAGTCGCTAGCCGACAATAACCGCACAGTTGCAGGTGTTGAGAAGAGCTTTGAGATCACTGTGGGACGCGCACTTATCCGAGGAAATGTTGACCGTATTGAAGTAGATAGTGATGGCAAGCATTACATCATCGACTTTAAGACAGGAAAGAAAGAGATTTCGGGAGATGATGCAAAGACTAACTTGCAACTTGCTTGCTATCAGCTAGGTGTTGTCCTTGATGGATTTGAAGAGAAGTTAAAGTCCACAGATGTCACCGGTGCTCAGCTTGTCTATCTGGCAAGTAAGAATAAGAGCTATAGCACTCGTGAGCAGGGCGCGCTTGTTGATGTTGAGGCGACTACAGCAATTCTTGAAGAGATTGCAGTGGGTATGGGTGGTGCAACATTTACTGCGCGCAAGAACGATATGTGTAAGCAGTGCAAGGTAAAGCCTTCTTGTCCTCTCTATCTTGAAGGTAAGGCGGTGCATCAGTGA
- a CDS encoding ATP-dependent DNA helicase, translating into MIEKYSPDQVAEMIISIDPTFHLPSDEQRPIISIHDNPLEPAVVIAGAGSGKTETMAARVVYLVANEIARPDQILGLTFTRKAAGELNTRIRKRLRQFQQAQDKQGIARTFSSLDTAVTTYHSYAGRLLSEHAIRYGIDADVQPLGEAAVWMSANKLVREWDDGTFATSDAASTVVKDLLGLTSMVLEHRVTVDQIRDADEKVLHEVAQMTGATNEETRKVAKVLNQRIAMLPMMQAFLEARRQSGELSFDDQIALAADIAVNFPDVGVLERAKYPIVLLDEYQDTSQSQVRLLSALFGGGHPVTAVGDPCQSIYTWRGASSGTISAFNANFPKSDGATGKNVYELLTTYRNDESILTLANAISADVRKDEGITVAALKPRKGAGKGNLTCGVFENLEGEATAIAEYFTPLWSNPERLKVGSKVPKTFAVLVRKRAQIALIQEALAKAGIPSEVLGLGGLVHVPEIADLVAMLKVINNPDAGASLMRHLTGPRINLGPRDIAALGRFARSRSESLSADSRSIVKNIVVGNPQSAEADDQFIGSVIDALDEIEKCEKSKFSSVGYERLTSFASDLRRLRARASAPITDLIVDIERYLNLETEVMLRDGGTHGRRHLDRFMDEAAKFARSGGTLTAFLQWLDVASEEEGGLKAGTPDVDASVVQILTIHMAKGAEWDVVAVPGLAEGTFPGANSSDSDNWITNERHIPFSLRGDKDILPGFSWNAATTNAAAKKAIDAFADHCVDFKMREEIRLGYVAITRARTHLFCSTSFWRDGAKPVAPSVLYEKVQEVASAVGTVISAPIAPASTDRNPAKDIEITAQWPRDPLGNRRADFDRTVSLVESAAPINLEGTVDDGLRDFADDARAIIAEFNEYKAGAHSVALPPRLSTSTLIALHENPAELARTIRRPMPRAMDEYSHRGTAFHLWIENHFNAKTLFDDEDFDLLTPFEEDQKLEDLKAKWLASSWASLQPHAVEVPFETVIAGILVRGRIDAVYKTDAGFEVVDWKTGSKVLGESSAVQLAVYRLAWAKLQGISVDQVTAAFHYVPTNTTDRRANLLSEGQLIDLLSVK; encoded by the coding sequence GTGATAGAGAAATACTCACCTGACCAAGTCGCCGAGATGATCATCTCGATTGATCCCACCTTCCATCTGCCATCGGATGAGCAGCGCCCGATTATTTCTATTCACGATAATCCACTTGAACCTGCTGTTGTTATTGCTGGTGCTGGATCTGGAAAGACAGAGACGATGGCAGCGCGCGTTGTCTATCTCGTTGCAAATGAAATCGCACGCCCTGATCAAATTCTTGGTCTTACCTTTACACGCAAGGCAGCAGGTGAGCTCAATACTCGTATCCGCAAACGACTTCGCCAATTCCAGCAGGCTCAAGATAAGCAAGGAATAGCGCGCACTTTTAGCTCACTCGATACCGCAGTAACTACCTATCACTCCTATGCAGGACGTCTCTTGAGTGAACATGCAATTCGTTACGGCATTGATGCTGATGTTCAACCACTGGGTGAAGCCGCTGTGTGGATGTCTGCTAATAAGTTGGTGCGTGAGTGGGATGACGGCACCTTTGCAACCAGTGATGCTGCAAGCACTGTTGTGAAGGATTTATTGGGACTCACATCGATGGTCTTAGAGCACCGAGTGACGGTGGATCAAATCAGAGATGCTGATGAGAAGGTATTGCATGAAGTAGCACAGATGACAGGTGCTACCAATGAAGAGACTCGTAAGGTTGCCAAGGTTCTCAACCAACGCATTGCGATGCTGCCGATGATGCAAGCCTTCTTAGAGGCACGACGTCAATCAGGTGAACTCTCATTCGATGATCAGATTGCACTCGCTGCAGATATCGCAGTCAACTTCCCTGATGTGGGAGTGTTAGAGCGCGCTAAATATCCAATTGTTCTGCTCGATGAATATCAAGATACATCGCAATCACAGGTGCGCTTGTTATCTGCTCTCTTTGGTGGGGGACACCCGGTTACAGCTGTGGGCGATCCATGCCAATCTATCTACACATGGCGCGGTGCATCATCTGGCACCATCAGCGCATTTAACGCAAACTTTCCTAAATCAGATGGTGCAACAGGTAAAAATGTCTATGAACTCCTTACTACCTATCGCAACGATGAATCAATTCTTACTCTTGCCAATGCAATTTCAGCAGATGTTCGAAAAGATGAAGGCATCACTGTTGCAGCGCTTAAGCCACGTAAGGGTGCTGGAAAAGGAAATCTCACTTGCGGTGTATTTGAAAACCTTGAAGGTGAAGCAACTGCTATCGCTGAATACTTCACGCCTTTGTGGAGTAATCCAGAGCGCCTAAAGGTTGGCAGCAAAGTTCCAAAAACATTTGCCGTATTGGTCCGAAAGCGCGCACAGATTGCTCTGATTCAGGAAGCTCTTGCAAAGGCTGGAATACCTTCTGAAGTCCTTGGTTTAGGTGGACTTGTGCATGTTCCTGAGATTGCAGATCTTGTTGCAATGCTTAAAGTAATCAATAACCCAGATGCAGGTGCCTCACTCATGCGTCACCTGACAGGGCCACGTATCAACCTTGGACCGCGCGATATTGCAGCTTTGGGCCGCTTTGCTCGCTCACGCTCTGAATCACTTTCAGCCGATAGTCGCAGCATCGTGAAGAACATTGTTGTCGGCAATCCACAATCTGCTGAAGCAGATGATCAATTCATTGGAAGTGTCATTGATGCACTCGATGAGATTGAGAAGTGTGAGAAGTCAAAGTTCAGCTCAGTGGGATATGAACGGTTAACTTCATTTGCATCTGACCTGCGTCGTCTGCGCGCTCGTGCATCTGCGCCCATTACAGATCTCATAGTTGATATCGAGCGATATTTGAACTTAGAGACTGAAGTGATGTTGCGCGATGGCGGAACACATGGTCGTCGCCATCTTGACCGCTTTATGGATGAGGCTGCAAAGTTTGCTCGTAGTGGTGGAACGCTGACCGCCTTCTTGCAATGGCTCGATGTTGCAAGTGAAGAAGAGGGTGGCCTTAAGGCTGGAACACCTGATGTTGATGCAAGCGTTGTTCAGATTCTCACCATCCATATGGCAAAGGGAGCTGAATGGGATGTTGTTGCTGTCCCAGGACTTGCTGAAGGAACTTTCCCTGGGGCTAATTCATCAGATTCCGATAACTGGATTACCAATGAACGACATATTCCATTCTCACTGCGAGGCGATAAGGATATTTTGCCTGGCTTTTCTTGGAACGCAGCAACTACCAATGCAGCTGCGAAGAAGGCCATTGATGCATTTGCTGATCACTGTGTTGATTTCAAGATGCGGGAGGAGATCCGCCTTGGTTATGTGGCCATCACTCGTGCCCGCACACATCTCTTCTGCTCGACATCTTTCTGGCGAGATGGTGCAAAACCTGTGGCACCTTCTGTTCTCTATGAAAAGGTGCAAGAGGTCGCAAGTGCTGTGGGAACAGTGATTTCAGCCCCCATTGCACCTGCAAGCACTGATCGAAATCCTGCAAAAGATATTGAAATCACCGCGCAGTGGCCACGAGATCCTCTCGGTAATCGCCGTGCAGATTTTGATCGCACAGTCTCTCTTGTTGAGTCTGCAGCTCCTATAAATCTTGAAGGCACCGTCGATGATGGGCTTCGTGATTTTGCAGATGATGCCCGTGCCATCATCGCTGAATTCAATGAATACAAGGCAGGTGCTCACAGCGTTGCACTGCCACCACGCCTTTCCACATCAACTCTTATCGCACTGCATGAAAACCCTGCTGAACTTGCACGCACTATTCGCCGCCCGATGCCACGTGCTATGGATGAGTACTCACATCGTGGAACGGCATTTCACTTATGGATTGAAAATCACTTCAATGCAAAGACTCTCTTTGACGATGAAGATTTCGATCTGCTCACTCCCTTTGAGGAAGATCAGAAGCTTGAAGATCTCAAAGCTAAGTGGCTTGCATCAAGTTGGGCATCTTTGCAACCACATGCAGTTGAAGTTCCTTTTGAAACTGTTATTGCTGGAATTCTTGTTAGAGGTCGTATCGATGCTGTCTATAAGACAGATGCTGGGTTTGAAGTGGTGGATTGGAAGACAGGTTCTAAGGTCTTGGGTGAATCTTCTGCCGTGCAGCTTGCTGTCTATCGCTTAGCCTGGGCGAAGTTGCAGGGAATTTCAGTAGACCAAGTCACTGCGGCATTTCATTACGTGCCCACAAATACAACAGATCGACGAGCAAACCTCTTATCTGAAGGTCAACTCATCGATCTGTTGAGTGTGAAGTAG